One Campylobacter concisus DNA segment encodes these proteins:
- the ybeY gene encoding rRNA maturation RNase YbeY: MILCEESYPEILDQICSYLTPGEVELVFINKDEMRELNRSERGIDKTTDVLSFPLELIVHAPLGSVVINKDMVKEKAAELNHSEDAETALLFTHGLLHILGFDHEKDDGQMREKECEVIAKFNLPKSLIVRSEDVRLIDFINKKG; encoded by the coding sequence ATGATACTTTGCGAAGAGAGTTATCCTGAAATTTTAGATCAAATTTGCTCATATCTAACGCCTGGTGAAGTTGAGTTAGTTTTCATCAACAAAGATGAGATGAGAGAGCTAAACAGATCTGAGCGAGGCATAGATAAAACCACTGACGTCTTAAGCTTCCCCCTTGAGCTCATCGTCCATGCCCCACTTGGCTCGGTAGTCATAAACAAAGATATGGTAAAAGAAAAAGCAGCTGAGCTAAATCACAGCGAAGATGCCGAAACTGCGCTACTTTTCACACATGGCTTGCTGCATATCTTAGGCTTCGATCACGAAAAAGATGATGGGCAAATGAGAGAAAAAGAGTGCGAAGTGATAGCTAAATTTAACTTGCCAAAGAGCCTAATCGTAAGAAGCGAGGACGTTAGGCTAATTGATTTTATAAACAAAAAGGGCTGA
- the queC gene encoding 7-cyano-7-deazaguanine synthase QueC, producing the protein MYNFSKFKGQNMKKAVCIMSGGMDSTLCAVMAKRAGYDLVALHFDYGQRTMKREKRAFDEICEQLGAVKKINLDVSFIAQIGGNSLTDASMQIRKDGVSKDVPNTYVPFRNGVFISIAAALAEKEGAQAIYIGVVEEDSSGYPDCKESFIKSINEAINLGTSADFSCEIITPLVNLSKADIVSKSLELNSPIELTWSCYESEDEACGLCDSCRLRLNGFKKANAVDKIPYKK; encoded by the coding sequence TTGTATAATTTTAGCAAATTTAAAGGGCAAAATATGAAAAAAGCAGTTTGTATAATGAGCGGCGGTATGGATAGCACGCTTTGCGCTGTGATGGCAAAGAGGGCTGGATATGATTTGGTCGCACTTCATTTTGACTACGGACAAAGAACTATGAAGCGAGAAAAGCGCGCGTTTGACGAGATATGTGAGCAACTGGGCGCGGTTAAAAAGATAAATTTAGACGTTAGCTTCATCGCTCAAATAGGCGGAAATTCGCTAACTGATGCGAGCATGCAGATAAGAAAAGATGGCGTTAGCAAGGACGTGCCAAACACCTATGTGCCGTTTAGAAATGGCGTATTTATCTCAATCGCCGCCGCACTTGCCGAAAAAGAGGGGGCGCAGGCGATTTACATAGGCGTGGTAGAGGAGGATAGCTCTGGGTATCCTGACTGCAAAGAGAGCTTTATAAAAAGCATAAATGAGGCGATAAATTTAGGCACGTCGGCTGATTTTTCTTGTGAGATCATCACGCCGCTTGTAAATTTAAGCAAGGCTGATATCGTCTCAAAGTCGCTTGAGCTTAATTCACCAATAGAGCTAACATGGAGCTGCTACGAGAGCGAGGACGAGGCGTGCGGGCTTTGTGATAGCTGCAGGCTAAGGCTAAATGGCTTTAAAAAAGCAAACGCCGTTGATAAAATCCCTTATAAAAAATGA
- a CDS encoding flagellar biosynthesis protein, whose translation MKNLLLVVFAAFMLCGCAPKGIFVTLPDEQAPSNISKKTKIYIESVKDVRAFENDPKQASTPSLYKHNVNEVSAKEKQKYIGRMRNSYGRGLWNVILENKQRTTSVVRARIEDAFRSNGFLVVKNENEIDKDTISVNARIEKLWTYMTLGAVKVGLNADISTSLSVNNKELSTVINRKEEYFLVNQNDYANIIKSSLAEYKEKLAKQISELNLE comes from the coding sequence ATGAAAAATTTATTACTAGTGGTATTTGCTGCCTTTATGCTTTGTGGCTGCGCTCCAAAGGGGATATTTGTGACCTTGCCAGACGAGCAAGCACCTTCAAACATTAGCAAAAAGACAAAAATTTACATCGAAAGTGTCAAAGATGTGAGGGCTTTTGAAAACGACCCAAAACAAGCCAGCACCCCATCTTTATACAAGCACAATGTAAATGAAGTTAGCGCAAAAGAGAAACAAAAATACATCGGCAGAATGAGAAATAGCTATGGCAGAGGGCTGTGGAACGTCATTTTAGAAAATAAACAAAGAACAACTAGCGTAGTAAGGGCGCGCATAGAGGACGCCTTTAGAAGCAACGGCTTTTTGGTCGTAAAAAATGAAAATGAGATAGATAAGGATACGATAAGCGTTAATGCAAGAATAGAAAAACTTTGGACTTATATGACGCTTGGTGCGGTAAAAGTTGGTCTAAACGCTGATATAAGCACCAGTTTAAGCGTAAATAATAAAGAGCTAAGTACGGTCATAAACCGCAAAGAGGAGTACTTTTTGGTAAATCAAAATGACTATGCAAATATCATCAAAAGCTCTTTGGCTGAGTATAAAGAGAAGCTTGCAAAACAGATAAGCGAGCTAAATTTGGAGTAA
- a CDS encoding DUF1523 family protein — protein sequence MMTFLKRICVTFVVLLHLFLAFLVDFSFPHYASVQITGGDVKRMDKDGIIDAKNPADGPVRDVYFIYTKDAKNAEKVMAYRNEDTAWGFPFYFKFNSADIQAKAQGFTNSDKNVTIKYYGYRISMLNEFRNAISIKDSGTNTSWPIASYVLYFILFISLVIWIRKINKAFTPKVENLETKKEAL from the coding sequence ATGATGACATTTTTAAAGAGAATTTGCGTTACATTTGTTGTGCTTTTGCACCTGTTTTTGGCGTTTTTGGTTGATTTTTCATTTCCGCACTACGCAAGCGTGCAGATAACTGGCGGCGACGTAAAACGCATGGACAAAGATGGCATAATAGACGCTAAAAACCCAGCCGACGGCCCTGTAAGAGATGTCTACTTCATCTACACAAAAGATGCGAAAAACGCTGAAAAAGTTATGGCTTATAGAAACGAAGATACGGCGTGGGGCTTTCCATTTTATTTTAAATTTAACTCAGCCGACATCCAAGCCAAGGCTCAAGGCTTTACAAATAGCGATAAAAACGTCACTATCAAATACTACGGATATAGAATTTCTATGCTAAATGAGTTTAGAAACGCCATCTCGATAAAAGATAGCGGCACAAACACCAGCTGGCCTATCGCTAGCTACGTGCTTTACTTTATCTTATTTATCTCGCTTGTTATTTGGATAAGAAAGATAAATAAGGCTTTTACGCCAAAAGTTGAAAATTTAGAGACAAAAAAAGAGGCTCTTTAA